In Mucinivorans hirudinis, the DNA window GAATCGCGAATCGTGCCTCTGATTACCGTGCGCACCCCTCCTTGCGAATAAAGCTCCAAAAGTGAAATAATTGTGAACGTAATAATAAAAAAGAATCTTAACATTGTGCTTATTATTTTCTCAAATCGACCCCCCAAAGTAATTTATCTCTAAGTGTCTGATAATAATTATTGCCCTTCAAGTGGATTGTTTGCAGTTCATATTTAGAGCGCACCAATCCAAACCCGCGCCCACTTCCCGCTCTAAACTCTCTATTGTCTATCGTGATGATTGCGTGAGAGTTGTTGCGTGTTATAGCTCGCAGTGAAATATTCGAACTATCGGGCACTACCAGCGGGCGGATATTGAGGTTGTGTGGCGCAATGGGCGATATAATAAACGAACCACAACCCGGAGTTAGTATAGCTCCGCCCACGCTCATCGAATATGCGGTTGAACCTGTCGGTGTGGAAACTATGACTCCGTCAGCCCAATATGTGCCAACATCTTGATTGTCAATAGCAATTTCAATCATAATCATAGCCGTTCCACTCTTTTGGATTGTAAATTCATTGAGAGCGCGATGTGGGATTTCTGCGGGAATTTCGCCTATTATCTTAATCATCGAACGGCTGATGGTGTCGAAATTGTTATTGATAAGCTCTTTGATAGCCAAGTCGGCATCATCCTTTTGTACGGTAGATAGGAATCCCAATCGCCCCGAATTTACCCCAATAATGGGAATGCACTCGCGCCCCATTTTGCGCACACTGCTCAAAAAAGTGCCGTCCCCGCCGAAACTTATGGCATAATCACACCCCTTTGTAGCTGTCGGATTAATTTGAAAATCAACGCTATTAGCCCTAAGAATCTCTAAGAAGTCTCCAAGAGAAGGATTGTCAGTGCGGGTATATAGTGCGATTTTCATTTTTTTGAGTAACTTTGTTTGTGCAAAATTAATAAAAAAAACCAATTTGACAATGACAAAGCTAAGTGTCAATATAAACAAAGTAGCCACCATCCGTAACGCGCGCGCCGGCAATATTCCAAACGTGGTTCTGTCGGCAGTGAATGCGGAAAGATTTGGTGCTGACGGTATTACTGTACATCCACGCCCCGATGGACGCCATATCCGTTATTCGGATGTTTGTGATTTGAAGGAGGTGGTCACCACGGAATTTAATATTGAAGGCTATCCTTCGGATGATTTTATTGAGCTGGTAATCGGAGTAAAACCTACCCAAGTAACGCTCGTGCCCGACCCGCCTACTGCCATTACGAGCAATGCGGGCTGGGATACGGTCAAAAACCGTGAATTTTTGCAGGAAATCGTTGCCCGATTCAAGCAAGCCGGCATTCGCACTTCGATTTTTGTCGAGCCCGACCCTGAGACTGTTCGCGCTGCCAAACTTACCGGTACGGATAGAATTGAATTATACACAGAAAGTTACGCGATTGGATATTCCGAAGACCCACAAAAGGCAATAGCTCCATTCATAGAGGCAGCTCGTGTGGCGGCGGAAGAGGGACTCGGAGTTAATGCAGGACACGATTTGAGCCTTGAAAACCTAGAGTTTTTTGCGAAAAACATTCCCAACCTTTGCGAGGTCTCCATTGGACACGCTCTTATAAGCGATGCTCTCTATCTAGGATTGGAGAATACCATACAAATGTACAAAAGACTTTTATAGCAATTCGTTTTTGGCACGATTTTTGAGCCAAAGATTCACACGGGCAAGTGGGGAAAGATTAGATTTGATTGGTCGTTGGGCTAGAGTGTCCTAAAGTATGCTAGCTCAGTTGATTATACAATAGGGCGTATGCATCAGAGAAATCTATTTTCAATGGTGGATTGTATTTATCACATCATCTAAACCACCTACATAATCTCTTTGTGTGGATTTGGAGGCAATTAAAGCCTCAGCTTGCGTGAAAGAGCTGTTAGAAATCCTAATTGTTCAAAGCCGAGTTAATAGAGTTTGCCCATAACCGGCAGGCTCTTTTTTTGTCTATATTGTAAAATTTCGATTGGTAGAACTGTTTATTTTGTAAATATTTATCCAATAAACTATGCTTTTGGAAAAAAATACGATAGAAAGTTTTGTAATTAGTATAAATTAACTATATTTGTACAACAAACATACAATTAGTAATTATATATGAATAAAAACTCCCTATTTAGTGTCAAATACGATGAGGGTTTGAGCGGCGTAATGTACAAATCATTTTTGCTCAAACGACGCATTATGTTGTGTTTAGCGACATATGGCGACTTGCCAACTGCCGAACTTGCTCGCCATCTGAATGTTAGTGCCCCCACTGTTGCAAAACTAATACAAGAGCTTGTCGGTGATGGGTATTTGTGTGATATGGGCAAAATTGAGACGGCAGGTGGGCGGCGCCCTTCTACTTTTGGACTCGTTGCAAATGCCGGTCACTTTTTGGGGGTAGACCTAAGGGATGATAGTGTGAACTTAGGCTTGATAGACCTCAATAAGAACATTGTTTCAATCAGCAAAAACAACCCATTTACCGTGGAGGAGAGACCTGAAACTCTGGAGAATCTATGTTCAATGATAGATGATTACATTGCAAGTCTCCATTTCGACAAATCTCAAATACTCGGTATGGGGTTGATTCTTCGCGGCAGGGTGGACTCCTCCACAGGTCATAGTTACAACCATTTTAAGTTCGACAGTCGTCCTCTTGCCCAGACTATGACCCAAATGACCGGAATTGAAACCATCATTGAGAATGACACCCGTGCAATGGCTTATGCCGAATACACCCACAGTGACACGGAAAATATCAAGAACGCCTTGTTTATCAATATGACACGAGGCGTGGGTGTGGGCATTGTGATAGATGGAAAGCTCTATTACGGCAAGTCGGGTTTTGCGGGCGAGTTTGGACACATACCATTTTTCGACAATGAAATGATATGTCATTGTGGCAAAAAGGGATGTTTGGAGACAGAGGCTTCCGGTGCGGCACTCGAACAGAAGTTTACCCAAAGTCTCTCTCGGGGTGCGTCCTCCATTCTGTCCGACAAATTCAGACGTGGCGAAAAGATTCATCTTGTCGATATTATTGAGGCGGCGCGCAAAGATGATGTACTGTCCATCGACCTGATCACTGTTATAGGCGAAAAGCTTGGACGTGGTATAGGCGTGCTAATCAATCTTTTCAATCCTGAATTGGTGGTCGTGGGAGGAATTATGGCAGAGGTTGGCGACTATCTTATGTTGCCCATAAAGACCGCATTAAATAAGTACTCCCTCTCTTTGGTGAACAAGGACTCGACGCTGCGTCTCTCAACATTGGGCGACCTAGCCGGAGTAATAGGAGCTGCTCAACTCACTCGAAACAGAATATTAGAAATAATGTAACGGCTAAATATAAGATGATTTACTGATTTTTAGATGCCTTGTTAATAACTTGCCAAAAATATTATGGTGGCGCTACAAAAAAAATAACTATCTTTGTGGGGTTGTAAAAATCTCATTAAAAAGATATGAAATTAGACGTAGTTCTCGGTTTGCAGTGGGGCGATGAAGGGAAGGGTAAGGTTGTTGATGTGCTTACTCCTAACTATAACTGCATAGCAAGGTTTCAGGGAGGTCCCAATGCGGGGCACTCGCTACACTTCGAAGGCAAAAGCTTCGTGCTTCACACCATCCCTAGTGGCGTTTTTCGCCCCAATGCCACCAATATTATTGGTAACGGTGTTGTCATAGATCCGGTTATCTTCGCCAAGGAGATAGCAGGTCTCGAGGCAGCGGGTGTGAATTGCATCGAGAGAATCCGCATTGCAAAGAAAGCGCACCTCATCCTACCCACGCACCGTATGTTGGACGCGGCGAGCGAGGCTGCAAAAGGCAAATCGAAAATAGGCTCCACGCTCAAAGGCATTGGTCCCACCTATATGGACAAAACAGGACGCAACGGGCTGCGTGTGGGCGACATTATCTCACCTGAGTTTGCTGAGCGTTATGAGACCCTGAAAAACAAACACATAGGTCTGCTTTCGACTTACGAAGGGTTTGAGTACGATATTACCGACTACGAAAAGGAGTGGCTGGCAGCGATTGATATTCTTAGGCAATTCCCTATCATTGAGAGCGAATATGTGGTAAATGAGATGCTCTTGGGCGGTGAAACAATCTTGGCAGAGGGAGCTCAAGGGTCACTTTTGGATATTGACTTCGGTAGTTATCCCTTTGTAACTTCATCTAATACAATATGTGCCGGTGCTTGCACGGGTCTTGGGATTGCGCCGCGCTCCATAGGCGAGGTTTTTGGAATTTTCAAGGCGTATTGTACGCGGGTAGGTAGTGGGCCATTCCCGACAGAGCTCTTCGATGCTGACGGCGATGCTATGTGCACAATCGGGCGCGAATTCGGCTCCACAACGGGGCGGCGGCGGCGCTGCGGTTGGTTAGACCTTGTGGCATTGAAATATACGGTAATGTTGAATGGTGTAAGTCAGCTGATTATGATGAAAGCTGACGTTCTTAACTCGTTCTCGGAATTGAAAGTTGCCATTGCCTACCGCGTAAACGGCGTACTCACAGACGAGTTTCCTTTTGAGACCGGTGCTGAGATTGAACCTGTTTACAGGGTGTTTAAGGGTTGGAATTGCGACATAAACCACATTCGCAATTACGAGGATTTTCCCACAGAGCTCAAAGATTACGTGGAGTTTATCGAAGAGCAGACGGGTGTGCCAATTAATATAGTATCCGTGGGACCGGATCGTGCTGAAACAATAATCAGATAATAGTTTGCGTTAGCACACAAAATAATTAATAATGAATATTACAGAAAACAAACTTGTTAAGCTCGCATACGAGCTTAAAGTGGATGGCGAAATTGCGGACAAGGCTACCGCCGAGCGTCCTTTGGAATTTATCTTCGGTACGGGAATGTTGCTGCCGGACTTCGAGGCGAACGTTGAAGGTAAGGTGGCCGGTGATAAATTTGCATTTACCCTCACCCCAGAGCAGGGTTATGGCGAAATCAACAACGAGGCGGTTGTGGAACTTCCCAAAGAGATTTTTATGGTTGATGGAGTTGTGGCTGACGAACTTTTGGTTGTGGGCAGCGTGCTGCCTATGGGTGACAATATGGGCAACCGTATGAATGGTGTTATAAAGGATGTAAAGGATGACGTTGTGGTTATGGATTTCAACCACCCTATGGCTGGTAAAATCCTCAATTTCAGTGGCGAAATTGTGGAAGTACGTGAAGCTACAGACGAGGATACAGCTAAATTCTTTGGTGGCAGCGGTGGCGGCTGTGGTTGTGGTTGTGATAAGTCGGAGTGCGATTCAAATGACTGCTCGTCTGACTGCAACTGCTAACTAAAAAGCAAACAGCAACAATCAGGGTGTTCCTTCTAATGAAAGGGACACCCTCTGAATTTAGTACCAAACTGTATGTCAGTTGTTAGTTATAGTTGAAGGTGCCATATTCTACTACAGTCCTACTCAGACTTGGTTAATAATGCGTCAATTACGACTACAAAGATATACAGTTTGTTTTTTACAAACGATTATTAGCGAATTATTTTTGAAGTAACACCATATATAGTAGGGAATACGCATTAAAACTTGGGTTGCAATTATTTTGATATTTATTTGACTTGCAGGGATTTGCATTTGGATATGCAGGTCATTTTTTGTATTTATCTGGTAATAAGACAAATATACTGATATGGAGATTTCATTTGATTCGTGATTAATTTCATATTTTTGTTATATGAAAGACCCGCACATTGAGCGCAAGAAGTTATATTCGCTCAGGTAATATTGTTCTTATTTCTATTGCAGCCACAATGAGTGGTGCAGATTCGTGGGGTGATGTAGAAGATTTTGGCAACATTTTTGGATTTGAAGAATGTAACACCTTCTCGCGACACCTTTAATCTTTTTCAACTACTTGACCCACTTGAATTTGAAAGAACATTTACTTGTTGGATGAACCCAATAATTGAGGATTTATTAACTCGGCATTAAACAATTTGGATAATTCTTGGATAGATTCTGCGTCGTTCGCCAATTCAAACAAGTTTGATTGCTCTCTGCCTTGAATTTTGAACAAGTTCAAGGAGAGAGCTGCAATAAAAACCGCAGTATAATATACTTATATGAGGATTTTATTGGGTGGGTATAACGCTGAAATTGAGTGAAAGAGTTGTCTAAAATCCAAATTGTTTAAAGCCGAGTTAATATATGGGTGTCGATTTAATAACGAACTACCTACCGCTACCCTCACTCATATCGCGTACCAAGTTGTTGAACTCCTCAGTCGTAAGTAACTCTTCGATGGTCAGGTGCATACGATAACGCCAATAGTGATCAGGGTCTGCCGGAATGTTGATGCGCTCTGCATAGGGATTAGCCAGTCGCAACCGCTCGTCAATAGATAGCCAATCCTGCAAAGGCAATATAGTGAGAATAGAAGGTGCTAAAAGGTGGTTACCCACAATCGTTTGGCACACCTGACCACTCGCCACTTCGGGTGCTGCGCCATACCACCACATAACATCATTGTAGTATCGCTGCGTTTTCCCGCTATCCTCCTGCCACCAACCGCGAATGGGGCTCATATCGTGCGTAGAGGTGGTGCAGACACTCAGGTAGGGATACCACGAAGTATTGCCGAATGTTGCACGCGGGTCTTTGGGCATACGCTGAATCTCGAGGGTGATTATACCCAAGTCGCCGAGCACCTTATGCACACAGTCGGGTATCATACCCAGGTCTTCGGCGCAGCATAACATATCGGTGGCATCAATAAGCGGCGGCAACTTCTCCATAGCCAACGCACCCCAGAAATCATTATGGCGGTGGTAGAAGAAGTGTGTGTAAATATCGTTAAAACATCCCTTTTCGTATTCGGTGAGCCATTGATAGCTCTTTGTGAAGTGGG includes these proteins:
- a CDS encoding Pyridoxine 5'-phosphate synthase — protein: MTMTKLSVNINKVATIRNARAGNIPNVVLSAVNAERFGADGITVHPRPDGRHIRYSDVCDLKEVVTTEFNIEGYPSDDFIELVIGVKPTQVTLVPDPPTAITSNAGWDTVKNREFLQEIVARFKQAGIRTSIFVEPDPETVRAAKLTGTDRIELYTESYAIGYSEDPQKAIAPFIEAARVAAEEGLGVNAGHDLSLENLEFFAKNIPNLCEVSIGHALISDALYLGLENTIQMYKRLL
- a CDS encoding NAD kinase, encoding MVFFINFAQTKLLKKMKIALYTRTDNPSLGDFLEILRANSVDFQINPTATKGCDYAISFGGDGTFLSSVRKMGRECIPIIGVNSGRLGFLSTVQKDDADLAIKELINNNFDTISRSMIKIIGEIPAEIPHRALNEFTIQKSGTAMIMIEIAIDNQDVGTYWADGVIVSTPTGSTAYSMSVGGAILTPGCGSFIISPIAPHNLNIRPLVVPDSSNISLRAITRNNSHAIITIDNREFRAGSGRGFGLVRSKYELQTIHLKGNNYYQTLRDKLLWGVDLRK
- a CDS encoding Mlc (transcriptional repressor of MalT (the transcriptional activator of maltose regulon) and manXYZ operon), yielding MNKNSLFSVKYDEGLSGVMYKSFLLKRRIMLCLATYGDLPTAELARHLNVSAPTVAKLIQELVGDGYLCDMGKIETAGGRRPSTFGLVANAGHFLGVDLRDDSVNLGLIDLNKNIVSISKNNPFTVEERPETLENLCSMIDDYIASLHFDKSQILGMGLILRGRVDSSTGHSYNHFKFDSRPLAQTMTQMTGIETIIENDTRAMAYAEYTHSDTENIKNALFINMTRGVGVGIVIDGKLYYGKSGFAGEFGHIPFFDNEMICHCGKKGCLETEASGAALEQKFTQSLSRGASSILSDKFRRGEKIHLVDIIEAARKDDVLSIDLITVIGEKLGRGIGVLINLFNPELVVVGGIMAEVGDYLMLPIKTALNKYSLSLVNKDSTLRLSTLGDLAGVIGAAQLTRNRILEIM
- a CDS encoding Adenylosuccinate synthetase, coding for MKLDVVLGLQWGDEGKGKVVDVLTPNYNCIARFQGGPNAGHSLHFEGKSFVLHTIPSGVFRPNATNIIGNGVVIDPVIFAKEIAGLEAAGVNCIERIRIAKKAHLILPTHRMLDAASEAAKGKSKIGSTLKGIGPTYMDKTGRNGLRVGDIISPEFAERYETLKNKHIGLLSTYEGFEYDITDYEKEWLAAIDILRQFPIIESEYVVNEMLLGGETILAEGAQGSLLDIDFGSYPFVTSSNTICAGACTGLGIAPRSIGEVFGIFKAYCTRVGSGPFPTELFDADGDAMCTIGREFGSTTGRRRRCGWLDLVALKYTVMLNGVSQLIMMKADVLNSFSELKVAIAYRVNGVLTDEFPFETGAEIEPVYRVFKGWNCDINHIRNYEDFPTELKDYVEFIEEQTGVPINIVSVGPDRAETIIR
- a CDS encoding FKBP-type peptidyl-prolyl cis-trans isomerase SlyD; translation: MNITENKLVKLAYELKVDGEIADKATAERPLEFIFGTGMLLPDFEANVEGKVAGDKFAFTLTPEQGYGEINNEAVVELPKEIFMVDGVVADELLVVGSVLPMGDNMGNRMNGVIKDVKDDVVVMDFNHPMAGKILNFSGEIVEVREATDEDTAKFFGGSGGGCGCGCDKSECDSNDCSSDCNC